From Candidatus Bathyarchaeota archaeon, a single genomic window includes:
- a CDS encoding NAD(P)-dependent oxidoreductase: MRLLVTGGAGRLGACLIRMISERGHSAIAFDLPNAQIDKLEGTPRVEIFKGDVTRPADVAEACRGADGVFHLAAVLPPRSEEDSELTKRVNVEGTRNLLEALRERSIPIIFASSVAVYGVTALEEPPVREDHPVVGTDNYSRSKIEAERLIEASGIPYTILRISPIAVADIVEPPEVIPFRSDQRVEFIYLEDAARALLSALERPEARWRIFNIAGGGSWQVTGGEYMRSLYASLGVEAELKFSSEYTALDWYDTRVGSFLDYQRTPLKNFLEILTKLGEEAGLR; encoded by the coding sequence ATGAGACTCCTGGTCACAGGCGGTGCGGGGAGGCTCGGAGCATGCCTTATTAGAATGATCTCGGAGAGGGGACACTCGGCCATAGCCTTCGACCTCCCCAACGCCCAGATCGACAAATTGGAAGGCACACCACGGGTAGAGATCTTCAAGGGAGATGTGACTAGGCCGGCTGATGTGGCTGAGGCCTGTAGGGGAGCGGATGGAGTCTTCCACCTGGCCGCCGTCCTCCCACCCAGAAGTGAGGAGGACTCAGAGCTGACTAAAAGGGTTAACGTGGAAGGAACCAGAAATCTGTTGGAGGCCCTAAGGGAGAGATCTATACCTATAATATTCGCATCCTCAGTCGCGGTTTACGGGGTCACCGCCCTAGAGGAGCCCCCCGTCCGGGAGGACCACCCAGTTGTGGGGACGGATAACTATTCCAGGAGTAAGATAGAGGCTGAGAGGCTGATAGAGGCCTCGGGCATCCCATACACGATCCTCCGCATCTCACCTATAGCCGTTGCCGACATCGTTGAGCCACCTGAGGTCATACCCTTCAGGTCTGATCAAAGGGTGGAGTTCATATATCTAGAAGACGCCGCGAGAGCCCTTTTATCAGCCCTAGAGAGGCCTGAGGCCAGATGGCGGATCTTTAACATCGCGGGGGGAGGCTCTTGGCAGGTTACAGGTGGAGAGTACATGAGAAGCCTCTACGCATCCCTAGGCGTTGAGGCCGAGCTTAAATTCTCAAGCGAGTATACGGCCCTAGACTGGTATGATACCAGGGTTGGAAGCTTCTTGGACTATCAGAGGACCCCCCTCAAAAATTTTCTCGAGATCCTAACAAAGCTTGGGGAAGAGGCGGGACTGAGGTGA
- a CDS encoding DUF362 domain-containing protein, producing the protein MDDRYNGLTSSLPAKAAQLFEHAGLQDCFKPGDIVAVKCHMGEWYNTAYLRPILVRVIVDKVKEYGGIPFVTDTTTAPYYHYGSRSLAQFYFETAAANGYTRESMGCPVIIADGEYGLDDVRVEIPDGLILKEGYLASAIAHADAVIVVSHFKGHVSGVYGGAIKNVAIGFSSKRGKLNVHLTTHPVVGMNRWKFHGESCIGKSCPEWILCDNTCPTRAIRILEDRMDWNPDRCIGCMGHQRQFYQCKVWGEERLEDFRNWFLIAMGDAATGYIRHIGKEKVGFITYAIDIAPGCDCAPGSDRPIIPNIGVLASRDMVAIDTATLDLSSRMPGIPGSQAEEKGVMTPPSEKFAGIIGRSQWMTVNTCSRLGIGSKDYELIVPPVSDEEEKFCFPRFSPQHPSGYYLSKVVEKIGSWIPKGGFKYNEKPPISIEELASR; encoded by the coding sequence ATGGATGATCGCTACAATGGTTTGACCTCCAGCCTCCCCGCCAAGGCGGCCCAGCTCTTCGAACACGCAGGACTCCAAGACTGCTTCAAGCCCGGAGATATCGTGGCGGTAAAATGCCATATGGGGGAGTGGTATAACACGGCCTATCTCCGCCCTATCTTGGTCAGGGTTATTGTTGATAAGGTTAAGGAGTATGGTGGGATACCCTTCGTCACTGACACCACCACTGCGCCATACTACCACTATGGTTCAAGGAGCCTAGCCCAGTTCTACTTTGAGACCGCGGCCGCCAATGGGTACACGAGGGAGTCCATGGGCTGCCCAGTTATAATAGCAGACGGCGAGTACGGGCTTGACGATGTCAGGGTGGAGATCCCAGACGGCCTGATCCTCAAGGAGGGATACCTCGCCTCAGCAATAGCCCACGCCGACGCGGTAATCGTTGTGAGCCACTTCAAGGGGCATGTAAGCGGGGTCTACGGAGGTGCGATAAAGAACGTAGCGATAGGATTCAGCTCAAAGAGGGGGAAGCTGAACGTGCATCTAACAACCCACCCAGTGGTCGGAATGAACCGATGGAAGTTCCACGGGGAGAGTTGCATAGGGAAGAGCTGCCCCGAGTGGATCCTCTGCGACAACACATGCCCAACCAGGGCGATTAGGATACTGGAGGATAGGATGGATTGGAATCCCGATAGATGTATAGGGTGCATGGGCCACCAGCGCCAGTTCTACCAGTGCAAGGTCTGGGGTGAAGAGAGGCTTGAGGACTTCAGGAACTGGTTCTTAATAGCCATGGGCGACGCCGCCACGGGCTACATCCGACACATTGGAAAGGAGAAGGTGGGGTTCATAACCTACGCTATAGACATAGCCCCTGGATGCGACTGCGCCCCAGGCTCCGATAGGCCCATAATCCCAAACATAGGGGTCTTGGCCTCGAGGGATATGGTTGCAATAGACACGGCCACCCTAGACCTCTCAAGCAGGATGCCGGGGATCCCGGGCTCCCAGGCCGAGGAGAAGGGAGTCATGACCCCACCATCCGAGAAGTTCGCGGGGATAATAGGCAGAAGCCAGTGGATGACCGTCAACACCTGCAGCCGACTGGGCATAGGGTCGAAGGACTACGAACTCATTGTTCCCCCAGTATCAGATGAGGAGGAGAAGTTCTGCTTCCCCAGGTTCAGCCCCCAACACCCCTCAGGATACTATCTCTCCAAGGTGGTTGAGAAGATCGGCTCATGGATCCCTAAGGGAGGGTTCAAGTACAATGAGAAGCCCCCAATCTCCATAGAGGAGCTAGCCTCTAGGTAA